Proteins from a genomic interval of Papaver somniferum cultivar HN1 chromosome 4, ASM357369v1, whole genome shotgun sequence:
- the LOC113275934 gene encoding uncharacterized protein LOC113275934, translating into MGDHLVLYVDRLISPAQANQGIAEATESSNSQPKVISPASTSNDGRLDESDMPGEDEPLLPNAECRICQEEDDIKNLETPCGCSGSLKFAHRKCVQRWCNEKGDIICEICHQHYQPGYTAPPPPPLSDETNIDISGGWTISGTPLDLHDPRLLAMAAAERHFLEAEYDEYAATNASGAAFCRSAALILMALLLLRHALTITNPDGDDDDDASTFFSLFLLRAAGFLLPCYIMAWAFSILQRRRQRQEAAALAATEVAFMLQSGQRRGLQFTIAPPPPPGTAAGIRHQEAVQ; encoded by the exons aTGGGGGATCATTTGGTATTGTATGTGGATCGTTTAATATCACCGGCACAAGCCAATCAGGGGATTGCGGAGGCTACGGAATCATCTAATTCACAACCAAAGGTTATTTCACCTGCTTCTACTAGTAATGATGGGAGATTGGACGAGAGTGATATGCCTGGTGAAGATGAACCACTTCTTCCAAATGCAGAATGCCGTATTTGTCAAGAAGAGGATGATATTAAGAATCTTGAAACCCCTTGTGGATGTAGTGGCAGTCTTAAG TTTGCTCACAGGAAGTGTGTTCAGCGTTGGTGCAACGAGAAAGGAGATATAATATGTGAAATCTGCCATCAG CATTACCAGCCTGGTTACACTGCTCCACCTCCACCGCCACTCTCTGATGAGACCAACATTGACATTAG TGGAGGATGGACTATATCTGGTACTCCTTTAGATTTGCATGACCCTCGCCTTTTGGCAATGGCAGCGGCAGAACGCCATTTTCTGGAGGCTGAGTACGATGAATATGCTGCTACTAATGCTAGTGGGGCCGCGTTTTGCCGCTCAGCTGCTCTCATT CTAATGGCTCTTCTTCTCTTGAGGCATGCATTGACAATTACTAAtcctgatggtgatgatgatgacgatgcaTCCACTTTTTTCTCT CTTTTCTTGCTACGTGCTGCTGGGTTTCTCTTGCCTTGTTACATTATGGCGTGGGCATTCAGTATCTTGCAAAGGAGAAGACAGAGACAG gaagcagcagcactgGCAGCCACTGAGGTTGCATTCATGCTGCAATCAGGTCAACGTAGAGGTTTACAATTCACCATAGCGCCACCACCCCCACCAGGAACTGCTGCAGGTATACGACATCAAGAAGCTGTTCAATAA